GTTTGTGGGACCTTTGGTTAACATCCACACTGGAGACACCTTTTACTTTCCGAATTTTAGAGCCTCAGGGGGACAACTGGCGGGGCTACCGTCTCTCTCCTACCCGAGAAGGGACAATGTTTGCTCCCTCCCGTGGAATCCTTCGGAGCCGTGCAATGGATACTCTCAATCCTACTTTAGCAGCCCCGTGTCTATTAACCCTTCTTTCAATCGGTCGTGTGAAATCAGCAGACCAGAAGAGGGTAAATGTTATTATAACAACGGCAGCGGGAGCAGGGAGACCTGCTCAGGTGGCAGCAGCCTCAAACGAGAGGACAGGGCGAGAGACACATCATCCCTAACATCCGAGCACGGGATGCACAGTGGGATTGGCAACACAGCCGCCTTCTCCAAATACGATTACGGGACCGAGCAGCTAACGCAAGATCCGCCATCCTGTCAGTCAATGGAGTCcgactccagctcctctctgctcaaCGAGGGCAGCAAGCCTTCATCCAGCGACACACAGACCCTGGTGTCACCGGGAAGCCATTCAAGCAACATAGCCGCAGGCGGAGGTTGGtgctgtttttgttattttatcacTGTGATTTTCGAGCGCATGTGTATGTTATTCGTAAGAAAGCTGCAGCTAAATGTTTCACTCGCGGTAAAAAAAGAGTCATTGGAGCTGCTTGTGTTGATGCACAGCTTGCAGCCTATAGATTAGCCTGCAGGGTACTTGCGTGGTGTGCAAACGCCGCTAGGGGTTGCCCTAAAATACTCCACACGCCATGTGGCTGTGTACAGTTATCATAGAGCGTATGCCATCTTTTGAATAAACAGTCAGACATGTCATTGCATTTCTATATCTTAGATCAGACTCCTGTGATACGGGCATCTATCGATGGTTGATATTGGTGAATGTATAGCTGCACTTTGTATATACACAAATTAGGGCAGTGATTTAAAGGGGGGGGTGAGCCGCTTCGCTTGACTGCATCGAATAGGgagagttttttctttttagtgaCTCGTAAACAGAATTAATATCTGTCGCCGTGTACTCAACAGTCCTTTAATATGCTCTGAAACTCGCAAATAAGTAGGGGTATTTGCAAGCACGGCTTAATTATCGCGTTAATGCTACTTTAACTGCAACAATAAAACTTCCTGTGACACAAACCGCTGTATGCTCGTGGTGTTATTATAGAAGAGGctggaaaaatataaaattaacaCTTGCTATTGAAATTTGtgcaaaaaaaagattataaaaCCTGGACTGGCCCTGTTCATCCGGAAATTGTGTTTGAGATCAGATATGTCCAAGGCAGCCCAGGGGGGAGACCACAACAAATCCAatttggttgtgtgtggtgGAAATGACAGCGTCCATGGGCGTCACTTTGATGAATCCTAATATAAAGCAGAATGTTGGGATCCTCTGCAAAACGCAGATCCCCTCTAGCTTAATGAAATACTTTTCTGTATTTCCAGAGCTGCAGAAACCAGAGAGACTCTGTTGTATCACTATAATGTCATTTGACTTGTAGAGATCATTTTCTGATTGCTCTCCAGTCTCATGCCTAATTGAATCCCAAATTCACTTCAAACAAGTGCCCAAGCTTTCCTCCATACAAGTGACGCCCCTGCAGGCTCCTCATAACCTTGGAGGTGACCGTGATTTTGCTACTGTGGTGACTAATCCGTAGTTTGCTCcccctctgcaccccccccccccccccctcccctcaacCCTGCCCTACCCCACCCTGTCCCACCCGAccttcctcctcccactcctccagGTGCCCCGTGGTACCCGATGCACACTCGGACCAGAAAGAAGCGCAAGCCCTATTCCAAACTCCAGCTGGCCGAGCTCGAGGGTGAATTCATGCTGAATGAGTTCATCACCAGGCAGCGGCGGAGGGAGCTCTCCGACCGCCTGAACCTCAGCGACCAGCAAGTCAAAATCTGGTTCCAGAACcgcaggatgaagaagaagagactcATGCTGAGGGAGCAAGCTTTGGCCTACTTTTAGAGATGCGGCAGAAGGTGAATCGATAGGCAGTAAAAAGCCAAAACCTTCTACGCTCCCTTAGGTCTTCTTTCAATGCATGCACTCAATCTATCCATCTTTTCAATTGCAGGCAATTCCTACCACATTTTCTGAtagcctatatatatattttctcttaAAGGTGCGGGCTACACACACGCCCCAAAACATGCCACTATCTGTCATTCAAAGCTATTCTCAATGAGACTTTCCTCATGTTTGGTATTATCGCACAAAAGAAGCTGTGAGAACTGTGCAAGAAACATCTCTTGGTTTTTCTGTCAAGAGATTAGTCTATGGCCCAAATTGCAAACCATGCAAAATGTGTGTTGCTCAGATTTGggaatacacacacaatgacagcaTTGTTGAGTTCCCTTTTTAGTCAGAGAAAATAATGAGGCAGCGGGACCACTTGGTCAAATCTCCAAATAGGCCTAAAAAATAACCGTGAagtcagaaagacagagaagccTGGTGTGGGTCGCAACCCGCGTAATAATATCTCTGAGGGTTTATGAAGAACAATCTCGCTCCCATAGTTGTTTAAAACGTCCTCAGCCACCATGTATTGGTGTAAGAGGAGCTTCTTCCTTATCTCCTCTCCATAGTTTCCGTCACACGTTGTGGGCACGTTCACGGTCAC
The sequence above is drawn from the Hippoglossus hippoglossus isolate fHipHip1 chromosome 7, fHipHip1.pri, whole genome shotgun sequence genome and encodes:
- the hoxc12a gene encoding homeobox protein Hox-C12a, with the protein product MGEHNLLNPGFVGPLVNIHTGDTFYFPNFRASGGQLAGLPSLSYPRRDNVCSLPWNPSEPCNGYSQSYFSSPVSINPSFNRSCEISRPEEGKCYYNNGSGSRETCSGGSSLKREDRARDTSSLTSEHGMHSGIGNTAAFSKYDYGTEQLTQDPPSCQSMESDSSSSLLNEGSKPSSSDTQTLVSPGSHSSNIAAGGGAPWYPMHTRTRKKRKPYSKLQLAELEGEFMLNEFITRQRRRELSDRLNLSDQQVKIWFQNRRMKKKRLMLREQALAYF